A region of Sulfuricella denitrificans skB26 DNA encodes the following proteins:
- the dapB gene encoding 4-hydroxy-tetrahydrodipicolinate reductase, which yields MSILNIAIAGSSGRMGRVLLESVAQAPDMRLAAALERKGSPFIGKDAGELFGAPCGVFISEEMATALVGCHALIDFTRPEATLDHLQACRELGVNIIIGTTGFSVEQKELIADAGRDIGVVFAPNMSVGVNLSLKLLDMAARVLNEGYDIEIVEAHHRHKVDAPSGTALRMGEVVANALGRNLEECAVYGREGVTGERSPSTIGFATVRGGDIVGDHTVMFAGTGERVEITHKASSRATFALGALRAARFLAQRGKGLFDMQDVLGLR from the coding sequence GTGGCTCAGGCGCCGGACATGCGGCTCGCAGCCGCGCTGGAGCGGAAGGGTAGCCCGTTCATTGGCAAGGATGCAGGTGAACTTTTTGGGGCGCCATGCGGTGTTTTTATCAGCGAAGAGATGGCGACCGCGCTCGTGGGTTGCCATGCGCTGATCGATTTCACTCGCCCCGAGGCGACACTGGATCATCTGCAAGCCTGCCGCGAACTCGGCGTCAATATCATCATCGGTACGACCGGTTTTTCCGTCGAGCAAAAGGAGTTGATCGCTGATGCCGGCCGGGACATCGGCGTGGTTTTCGCTCCCAACATGAGTGTCGGCGTAAACCTCAGCCTCAAGCTGCTCGACATGGCGGCGCGCGTATTGAATGAGGGTTACGACATCGAGATCGTCGAGGCGCATCATCGTCACAAGGTCGATGCGCCTTCCGGTACTGCGCTGCGCATGGGCGAGGTGGTGGCCAATGCGCTTGGCAGGAATCTGGAGGAATGCGCGGTGTATGGCCGCGAAGGCGTAACCGGGGAGCGTTCTCCCTCGACAATCGGCTTTGCCACGGTGCGCGGCGGCGATATCGTCGGTGATCATACCGTGATGTTTGCCGGCACCGGCGAGCGCGTGGAAATCACCCACAAGGCCAGCAGCCGCGCCACCTTTGCGCTGGGTGCGCTGCGTGCCGCGCGCTTCCTAGCGCAGCGCGGCAAGGGGTTGTTTGATATGCAGGACGTGCTCGGTCTACGTTGA
- the carA gene encoding glutamine-hydrolyzing carbamoyl-phosphate synthase small subunit: protein MPHHQIAILALADGTIFRGISIGATGHSVGEVVFNTAMTGYQEILTDPSYCRQIVTLTYPHIGNTGTNSEDAESAQIHAAGLVIRDLPIQSSNWRSSEDLGAYLQRQNVVAIADIDTRKLTRLLREKGAQSGCLMAGDIDEAKAIELARGFPGLAGMDLAKVVSCSQPYVWQEGEWKLGNGFTPLDNPRFHVVAYDYGVKRNILRMLAQRGCKVTVLPAQTPVEEVFKLKPDGVFLSNGPGDPEPCDYAINAIKEVLGQGIPTFGICLGHQLLALASGAKTRKMKFGHHGANHPVQDIDSGRVMITSQNHGFTVDETTLPANLCVTHKSLFDGSNQGITRTDVPAFSFQGHPEASPGPHDADYLFDRFIGLMQQQK from the coding sequence GTGCCGCACCACCAGATCGCCATTCTCGCGCTTGCTGATGGGACAATATTTCGCGGCATTTCCATCGGCGCTACCGGTCATTCCGTCGGCGAGGTGGTATTCAATACCGCGATGACCGGGTATCAGGAAATTCTTACCGATCCCTCCTATTGTCGCCAGATCGTCACCCTGACTTACCCTCATATAGGCAACACCGGCACCAATTCCGAAGATGCCGAATCGGCGCAGATTCACGCTGCCGGTCTGGTGATCCGCGATTTGCCGATCCAGTCCAGCAACTGGCGCAGCAGCGAAGATTTGGGCGCGTATCTCCAGCGCCAAAATGTGGTCGCTATCGCCGATATCGACACACGCAAGCTGACGCGCCTGTTGCGAGAAAAGGGTGCGCAGAGTGGTTGTCTGATGGCGGGTGATATTGACGAGGCCAAGGCCATCGAACTGGCACGCGGCTTCCCTGGATTGGCCGGGATGGATCTGGCCAAGGTGGTGAGCTGCAGCCAGCCTTATGTCTGGCAGGAGGGCGAGTGGAAGCTGGGAAATGGCTTCACGCCCCTGGATAACCCTCGGTTTCATGTCGTCGCCTACGATTACGGCGTCAAACGCAATATCCTGCGCATGCTGGCCCAGCGTGGCTGCAAGGTGACCGTTCTGCCCGCCCAGACACCGGTCGAGGAGGTGTTCAAGCTTAAGCCGGATGGCGTTTTCCTCTCTAACGGCCCAGGCGACCCGGAGCCTTGCGACTACGCGATTAACGCGATCAAGGAAGTGCTGGGCCAGGGTATTCCCACCTTCGGCATCTGCCTCGGCCACCAATTGCTGGCTCTGGCTTCCGGCGCCAAGACACGCAAGATGAAATTCGGCCACCATGGTGCCAACCACCCGGTGCAGGATATCGACAGCGGTCGTGTCATGATCACCAGCCAGAACCATGGTTTCACGGTTGATGAAACAACATTGCCGGCCAACCTGTGCGTGACGCACAAGTCGCTTTTCGACGGCAGCAATCAGGGCATAACCCGCACCGACGTGCCGGCGTTCAGCTTTCAGGGACACCCCGAGGCGAGCCCGGGGCCTCATGACGCGGATTACTTGTTTGACCGTTTCATCGGTCTGATGCAACAACAGAAGTGA
- the carB gene encoding carbamoyl-phosphate synthase large subunit has product MPKRTDIKSILIIGAGPIVIGQACEFDYSGAQACKALREEGYKVILVNSNPATIMTDPEMADVTYIEPITWQVVEKIIAVERPDVLLPTMGGQTALNCALDLARHGVLEKYGVEMIGATKEAIDKAEDREKFKKAMEKIGLDCPRAAIAHSLEEALQVQAMVGYPTIIRPSFTMGGSGGGIAYNKEEFLEICERGLDASPTKELLIEESVIGWKEFEMEVVRDKKDNCIIICAIENFDAMGVHTGDSITVAPAQTLTDREYQIMRNASLAVLREIGVETGGSNVQFGINPDDGRMVVIEMNPRVSRSSALASKATGFPIAKVAAKLAVGYTLDELQNDITGGRTPASFEPSIDYVVTKIPRFAFEKFPRANSRLTTQMKSVGEVMAIGRTFQESLQKALRGLEVGSDGFDEKTTDREVIEAELGNPGPDRIWYIADAMRCGMSQEEIHTLTHVDPWFLAQMADLVAREQALSGRSLDLLNVNEMRVLKRRGFSDLRLAKLLGVSQHAVRAHRHSLGVRPVYKRVDTCAAEFATDTAYMYSTYEEECESEPSNKKKIMVLGGGPNRIGQGIEFDYCCVHAALAMREDGFETIMVNCNPETVSTDYDTSNRLYFEPLTLEDVLEVVAVEKPFGVIVQYGGQTPLKLARDLEANGVPIIGTSPDMIDAAEDRERFQRILQELGLKQPPNRTARTPEEAIRLAEEIGYPLVVRPSYVLGGRAMEIVHQQVDLERYMREAVKVSNDSPVLLDRFLNDATEVDVDAISDGTDVLIGGLMEHIEEAGVHSGDSACSLPPYSLSPEIQDEMRRQTVLMAKALKVVGLMNVQFAIQGETVYVLEVNPRASRTVPFVSKAAGLQLAKIAARCMAGRTLKEQGITREVVPPYYSVKEAVFPFIKFPGVDTILGPEMKSTGEVMGVGATFAEAFVKSQLATGEKLPSSGRAFISVRGSDKDKVLDIARILAEQGFNLVATRGTAAALSSAGLTVTPVNKVHEGRPHIVDMIKNGDINLIVNTVEDKRGVHDSYVMRNAALQNKITYYTTLAGARAACAGIKHMKELQVYDLQGLHARLPQP; this is encoded by the coding sequence ATGCCAAAACGTACCGACATTAAATCCATCCTGATCATTGGCGCCGGCCCGATCGTTATCGGCCAGGCGTGTGAGTTCGACTATTCCGGTGCGCAAGCCTGCAAGGCGCTGCGCGAGGAAGGCTACAAGGTCATTCTGGTCAACTCCAACCCGGCCACCATCATGACCGACCCGGAAATGGCGGATGTCACCTACATTGAGCCGATCACCTGGCAGGTCGTGGAGAAAATCATCGCTGTTGAGCGTCCTGACGTGCTGCTGCCCACCATGGGTGGTCAGACCGCGCTGAACTGTGCGCTCGACCTGGCTCGCCACGGCGTGCTGGAGAAATACGGTGTGGAGATGATCGGCGCTACCAAGGAAGCGATCGACAAGGCCGAAGACCGCGAGAAATTCAAGAAGGCGATGGAGAAGATCGGCCTGGACTGCCCGCGCGCTGCCATCGCCCACAGCCTGGAAGAAGCCTTGCAGGTGCAGGCGATGGTGGGCTACCCCACCATCATTCGGCCTTCCTTCACTATGGGCGGCAGCGGCGGCGGCATCGCCTACAACAAGGAAGAGTTCCTCGAAATCTGCGAGCGCGGCCTGGATGCTTCGCCGACCAAGGAACTGCTGATCGAAGAATCCGTCATCGGCTGGAAAGAGTTCGAGATGGAGGTGGTGCGCGACAAGAAGGACAACTGCATCATTATCTGCGCGATCGAAAACTTCGATGCAATGGGCGTGCACACCGGCGACTCGATCACCGTGGCGCCGGCGCAGACGCTCACCGACCGCGAATACCAGATCATGCGCAACGCCTCGCTGGCCGTGCTGCGTGAAATTGGGGTGGAAACCGGCGGCTCCAACGTGCAGTTCGGCATCAATCCTGACGATGGCCGCATGGTGGTGATCGAGATGAATCCGCGCGTGTCGCGCTCCTCCGCCTTGGCCTCCAAGGCGACCGGCTTTCCGATCGCCAAGGTGGCAGCCAAACTGGCGGTGGGCTATACCCTCGACGAGTTGCAGAACGACATCACCGGCGGCCGAACACCGGCTTCATTCGAGCCTTCAATCGATTACGTCGTTACCAAGATTCCGCGCTTTGCCTTCGAGAAATTTCCCCGCGCTAACAGTCGTCTCACCACCCAGATGAAGTCGGTGGGCGAGGTGATGGCGATCGGCCGCACCTTCCAGGAATCGCTGCAAAAGGCGCTGCGCGGGCTGGAAGTCGGCAGCGACGGGTTTGACGAAAAGACGACAGACAGGGAAGTCATCGAAGCTGAGTTGGGCAACCCCGGCCCGGACCGCATCTGGTATATTGCCGACGCGATGCGCTGTGGCATGAGCCAGGAAGAAATTCATACGTTGACTCACGTTGACCCCTGGTTTTTGGCTCAAATGGCCGATCTGGTCGCGCGTGAGCAGGCACTGTCCGGGCGCAGCCTGGATTTGCTTAATGTGAATGAAATGCGGGTGCTGAAGCGGCGCGGTTTCTCCGACCTGCGTCTGGCAAAATTGCTGGGCGTGAGTCAGCATGCCGTGCGCGCACATCGCCATAGCTTGGGCGTGCGCCCGGTTTACAAGCGTGTGGACACCTGCGCCGCTGAATTCGCGACCGACACCGCTTACATGTATTCCACCTATGAGGAGGAATGCGAGTCCGAGCCGTCCAATAAGAAAAAAATCATGGTGCTGGGCGGCGGGCCGAACCGCATCGGTCAGGGCATCGAGTTCGACTATTGCTGCGTGCATGCGGCGCTGGCGATGCGTGAGGACGGTTTCGAGACCATCATGGTCAACTGTAATCCGGAAACCGTCTCGACCGATTACGATACTTCCAATCGCCTGTACTTTGAGCCTCTGACTCTGGAGGATGTACTCGAGGTGGTTGCGGTGGAGAAGCCCTTCGGCGTAATCGTCCAGTACGGCGGACAGACTCCGCTGAAATTGGCTCGCGATCTCGAGGCCAACGGTGTGCCTATCATTGGTACCTCGCCTGACATGATCGATGCCGCCGAGGATCGTGAGCGCTTCCAGCGGATTCTGCAGGAGCTGGGCCTGAAGCAGCCGCCCAACCGGACGGCCAGGACGCCGGAAGAAGCGATCCGGCTGGCCGAGGAAATCGGCTACCCGTTGGTGGTACGGCCATCCTACGTGCTTGGCGGGCGCGCCATGGAAATCGTTCACCAGCAAGTTGACCTGGAACGCTACATGCGCGAGGCGGTGAAGGTTTCCAACGATTCGCCGGTGCTGCTCGATCGCTTCCTCAACGATGCCACCGAAGTGGACGTGGATGCGATCAGCGATGGAACCGACGTGTTGATCGGCGGGTTGATGGAGCACATCGAGGAAGCCGGCGTGCATTCCGGCGATTCCGCCTGCTCGCTGCCGCCCTATAGCCTGTCGCCGGAAATCCAGGATGAAATGCGGCGCCAGACCGTGCTGATGGCCAAGGCGCTCAAGGTGGTCGGCCTGATGAACGTGCAGTTCGCCATCCAGGGTGAGACGGTGTACGTCCTCGAAGTCAATCCGCGTGCCTCGCGCACCGTGCCGTTCGTGTCCAAGGCTGCCGGTTTGCAATTGGCGAAGATCGCGGCGCGCTGCATGGCCGGGCGCACCCTCAAGGAGCAGGGAATCACCCGCGAAGTGGTGCCGCCTTACTATTCCGTCAAGGAGGCCGTGTTCCCGTTCATCAAGTTCCCGGGCGTGGATACCATCCTTGGCCCGGAGATGAAGTCCACCGGCGAGGTGATGGGCGTGGGCGCGACTTTTGCCGAGGCCTTCGTCAAGTCGCAGCTCGCTACCGGAGAAAAGTTACCCTCCAGCGGACGCGCCTTCATCAGCGTGCGCGGCAGCGACAAGGATAAGGTTCTGGATATTGCCCGGATTCTGGCGGAGCAGGGTTTTAACCTGGTTGCCACGCGCGGTACGGCAGCGGCTCTTTCCTCAGCGGGCTTGACCGTGACGCCAGTGAACAAGGTGCATGAAGGTCGTCCCCACATCGTCGACATGATCAAGAACGGCGACATCAACCTGATCGTCAATACCGTAGAGGACAAGCGTGGCGTGCATGATTCCTACGTTATGCGCAATGCCGCCCTGCAGAACAAGATTACCTACTACACCACGCTGGCAGGAGCCCGCGCCGCCTGTGCCGGAATTAAGCACATGAAGGAACTGCAGGTGTATGACCTGCAGGGTCTGCACGCCAGGCTGCCCCAGCCGTAA
- the greA gene encoding transcription elongation factor GreA, protein MNKVPLTTHGAELLRAELHNLKTVERPEVIAAIAEARSHGDLSENAEYDAAKERQSFVEGRIAEVEYKLSNAQIIDPMDLDAEGRCVFGATVDLEDLESSETVTYQIVGDDEADLKKGKISIGSPIARALIGKFAGDVAEVQAPGGVREYEVLDVKYI, encoded by the coding sequence ATGAACAAGGTTCCACTGACAACACACGGCGCTGAATTGCTGCGCGCCGAATTACATAATTTAAAAACGGTAGAGCGTCCGGAAGTGATTGCGGCTATTGCCGAGGCCCGGTCGCACGGCGACTTGTCCGAGAACGCCGAGTACGATGCGGCCAAGGAACGGCAGAGCTTTGTCGAGGGACGGATTGCCGAGGTCGAGTACAAATTATCCAACGCTCAGATCATCGATCCAATGGATCTCGATGCTGAAGGCCGTTGCGTGTTCGGCGCCACGGTTGATCTTGAAGACCTGGAAAGCAGTGAGACCGTTACTTACCAGATCGTCGGCGACGACGAGGCTGATCTCAAGAAGGGCAAGATTTCCATCGGCTCACCGATTGCTCGCGCATTGATTGGAAAATTTGCCGGAGATGTCGCCGAGGTGCAGGCGCCTGGCGGAGTGCGCGAATATGAAGTGCTGGATGTGAAATACATTTAA
- a CDS encoding DUF4149 domain-containing protein codes for MNRFADKLSFFAITLWVGGLWAIGYLAAPVLFSSLGDKMLAGMLAGKMFTWIAYVGMGCGVYLLIHRLAVFGGSALKQGFFWAVLVMLLLTAAIHFGIQPILAGLKEQALPKEVMESMFRDRFARWHGISSIGYLIESLLGLFLVLAPRRS; via the coding sequence ATGAATCGCTTCGCCGATAAGCTTTCCTTCTTCGCCATCACCTTGTGGGTGGGCGGTCTGTGGGCTATCGGTTACCTGGCCGCACCGGTTCTGTTTTCCTCGCTCGGCGACAAGATGCTGGCCGGCATGCTGGCGGGCAAGATGTTTACCTGGATCGCCTATGTTGGCATGGGATGCGGTGTTTATCTGTTGATACACCGTCTTGCAGTGTTTGGCGGCAGTGCGCTGAAGCAGGGGTTTTTCTGGGCTGTGCTGGTGATGTTGCTGCTCACCGCAGCCATTCACTTCGGCATTCAGCCAATACTGGCGGGTCTGAAAGAGCAGGCATTGCCCAAGGAAGTGATGGAAAGCATGTTCCGCGATCGTTTCGCCCGCTGGCACGGGATCTCCAGCATCGGTTACCTGATCGAAAGCCTTCTCGGTCTGTTTCTGGTATTGGCGCCGCGCCGGAGTTAG
- a CDS encoding YhbY family RNA-binding protein, which translates to MTLTLTSEQRRFLRAQAHNLNPVVTIGDAGLTEAVMKELERSIASHELIKVKSHSRDKATRDSQLAEICETLNAASIQHIGKILIVYKPAEKPKLVLPKN; encoded by the coding sequence ATGACGCTAACACTCACTTCGGAGCAAAGGCGCTTTCTGCGCGCCCAGGCTCACAACCTGAATCCCGTGGTGACGATCGGTGACGCCGGCCTCACCGAGGCTGTCATGAAAGAACTCGAGCGCAGCATCGCCAGCCATGAACTGATCAAGGTCAAATCGCACAGCCGAGACAAGGCAACGCGCGACAGTCAGCTTGCTGAGATCTGTGAAACCCTGAACGCTGCTTCGATACAGCACATCGGCAAGATTCTGATCGTTTACAAGCCGGCCGAGAAACCCAAGCTGGTTTTACCGAAGAACTAA
- a CDS encoding RlmE family RNA methyltransferase, producing the protein MKRTKTSKAWMMEHVTDPYVQLAKHEGYRSRASYKLLEIIERDHLLKSVTRVVDLGATPGGWSQVVAQKLAGQGKVIALDLLEMLPLAGVTFIQGDFREDTVLAELVKALDGRPVDLVISDMAPNLSGVGLVDQARAMHLAELALEFALQHLKPGGSFLVKVFQGDGFDEYIRTMRGHFKQVATRKPKASRGRTNETFLLAKDLTRAE; encoded by the coding sequence ATGAAGCGTACTAAAACCAGCAAGGCCTGGATGATGGAGCACGTTACCGACCCCTACGTCCAGTTGGCGAAGCACGAAGGTTACCGTTCGCGCGCCTCGTATAAACTACTGGAAATTATCGAGCGCGACCATCTGCTCAAGTCCGTCACGAGGGTGGTTGATCTTGGCGCAACGCCAGGGGGATGGTCGCAGGTAGTAGCACAGAAGCTGGCGGGCCAGGGCAAGGTGATCGCGCTCGATCTTCTGGAAATGCTGCCACTGGCTGGCGTGACCTTCATTCAGGGTGATTTTCGCGAAGATACCGTACTGGCCGAGCTGGTCAAGGCGCTGGATGGCCGCCCGGTGGATCTTGTTATTTCCGATATGGCCCCCAATCTGAGTGGTGTCGGCCTCGTTGACCAGGCACGGGCGATGCACCTGGCCGAGCTGGCACTGGAGTTTGCCCTGCAGCATTTGAAACCGGGCGGCAGTTTCCTGGTGAAAGTGTTTCAGGGTGATGGCTTCGATGAATACATCCGGACCATGCGCGGACATTTCAAACAGGTGGCGACGCGCAAGCCGAAAGCATCGCGCGGTCGAACCAATGAAACTTTTCTGCTCGCAAAAGATCTGACACGAGCCGAATAA
- the ftsH gene encoding ATP-dependent zinc metalloprotease FtsH has product MNNLMKNIAVWLVIALVLMMVFNHFGQRQAVQAPLEYSQFLDEVKQGQIAKVSIEGHVLKGVRADGKRFVTYAPSDPWMVSDLLKNGVVVEAKPEEEPSFLMSLFISWFPMLLLIGVWVFFMRQMQGGGKGGAFSFGKSKARMLDETTNTVTFADVAGCDEAKEEVSELVEFLRDPSKFQKLGGRIPRGVLMVGNPGTGKTLLARAIAGEAKVPFFSISGSDFVEMFVGVGAARVRDMFEQAKKSAPCIIFIDEIDAVGRQRGAGMGGGNDEREQTLNQLLVEMDGFEGTAGVIVVAATNRPDVLDPALLRPGRFDRQVVVPLPDIRGREQILMVHMRKVPVAPDVKADILARGTPGMSGADLANLVNEAALFAARSNKRLVDMEDFERAKDKIIMGAERRSIVMPEHERMNTAYHESGHVVVARLLSKTDPVHKVTIIPRGRALGVTMQLPTEDRYSMDRENLLQNISVLFGGRIAEEIFMGQMTTGASNDFERATEMARRMVTQWGMSDAMGPMVYGENDGEIFLGRSVTTHKNVSETTMQKVDAEIRRIIDEQYALARRLIEENREKIEVMAKALLEWETLDAEQIADIMEGKAPRAPKPSQSKPNPPSDSAPTAPVTPTADTAQET; this is encoded by the coding sequence TTGAATAATCTGATGAAAAATATTGCAGTCTGGCTGGTGATCGCGCTGGTGCTGATGATGGTGTTCAATCACTTCGGCCAGCGCCAGGCTGTCCAGGCACCGCTGGAATACTCCCAGTTTCTCGATGAAGTGAAGCAGGGGCAGATCGCCAAGGTGTCGATCGAGGGCCACGTTCTGAAAGGCGTGAGGGCCGACGGCAAGCGCTTTGTCACTTATGCGCCATCCGACCCCTGGATGGTGAGCGACCTGCTCAAGAACGGCGTGGTGGTGGAAGCCAAGCCGGAAGAAGAACCCTCCTTCCTGATGAGCTTGTTCATTTCCTGGTTTCCGATGCTGCTCCTGATCGGCGTCTGGGTGTTCTTCATGCGCCAGATGCAGGGTGGCGGCAAGGGCGGTGCGTTCTCCTTCGGCAAGAGCAAAGCGCGCATGCTCGATGAGACCACCAATACCGTGACCTTTGCCGACGTGGCCGGTTGCGACGAGGCCAAGGAGGAAGTCTCCGAACTGGTTGAATTCCTGCGTGACCCGAGCAAGTTCCAGAAGCTGGGCGGCCGGATTCCGCGCGGCGTGCTGATGGTGGGCAATCCCGGTACCGGCAAGACCCTGCTGGCCAGGGCGATTGCCGGCGAGGCCAAGGTGCCGTTCTTCAGTATTTCCGGTTCCGACTTCGTCGAAATGTTCGTCGGCGTCGGCGCGGCGCGGGTGCGCGACATGTTCGAGCAGGCCAAGAAAAGTGCCCCCTGTATCATTTTTATCGACGAGATCGACGCCGTCGGCCGCCAGCGCGGCGCGGGCATGGGCGGCGGCAACGACGAGCGCGAGCAGACCCTGAATCAGTTGCTGGTGGAAATGGACGGCTTCGAAGGCACCGCCGGGGTGATCGTGGTTGCCGCCACCAACCGCCCTGACGTGCTCGATCCGGCGCTGCTGCGTCCCGGTCGCTTCGACCGCCAGGTGGTGGTGCCCCTGCCGGATATTCGCGGTCGTGAGCAGATCCTGATGGTGCACATGCGCAAGGTGCCTGTTGCACCCGATGTGAAGGCGGATATTCTGGCGCGCGGTACGCCCGGCATGTCGGGCGCGGACCTGGCCAACCTGGTGAACGAGGCGGCCCTTTTTGCCGCACGTAGTAACAAGCGTCTGGTCGACATGGAAGACTTCGAGCGCGCCAAGGACAAGATCATCATGGGCGCAGAGCGCCGTTCTATCGTCATGCCAGAACATGAGCGTATGAACACGGCTTACCATGAATCCGGTCACGTCGTCGTGGCCAGGTTGCTGTCGAAGACCGACCCGGTGCACAAGGTCACCATCATCCCGCGCGGTCGTGCCTTGGGCGTGACCATGCAGCTGCCGACGGAAGACCGTTACAGCATGGATCGCGAAAATCTGCTGCAGAATATTTCTGTGCTGTTCGGAGGCCGCATTGCCGAGGAAATTTTCATGGGGCAAATGACCACCGGCGCTTCCAATGATTTCGAGCGCGCTACCGAGATGGCGCGTCGTATGGTGACGCAGTGGGGCATGTCCGATGCGATGGGGCCGATGGTCTACGGCGAGAACGATGGCGAGATATTTCTCGGTCGCTCCGTGACCACCCACAAGAACGTGTCCGAAACCACCATGCAGAAAGTGGACGCGGAGATCCGCCGCATCATCGACGAACAGTACGCCTTGGCGCGTCGCCTGATCGAGGAAAACCGGGAGAAAATCGAAGTCATGGCGAAGGCGCTGCTGGAGTGGGAAACCCTCGATGCCGAGCAAATTGCCGACATCATGGAAGGCAAGGCGCCACGCGCACCCAAGCCCAGCCAGAGCAAGCCGAATCCCCCTTCGGATAGCGCGCCGACTGCACCAGTAACGCCTACTGCCGACACGGCGCAGGAAACCTGA
- the folP gene encoding dihydropteroate synthase, with protein sequence MLHCGRFTLPLSRPLIMGIVNVTPDSFADGGRHASAAGGIAHAFRLLEEGADILDVGGESSRPGAQPVGIDEELQRVLPIIEALRGSNVPLSVDTCKTEVMRAAIDAGADMINDINALQDEGALEAVAGSNVAICLMHRQGTPQTMQLAPGYTDVVAEVMAFLKARISAAQAAGIGRERLVVDPGFGFGKSLEHNVMLLRQLDRFQVLGVPLLAGLSRKSMLGQITGLDVDARLIPSIAAAVIAAMKGARIIRVHDVKATREALQIVNAIEGCEENND encoded by the coding sequence ATGCTCCACTGCGGCCGCTTCACCCTCCCTCTCTCTCGCCCTCTTATCATGGGCATCGTCAACGTCACGCCCGACTCGTTCGCCGATGGCGGTCGCCATGCATCCGCCGCTGGCGGGATAGCGCACGCCTTTCGGTTGCTGGAGGAGGGAGCGGACATCCTCGATGTCGGTGGCGAATCGTCACGCCCTGGCGCGCAGCCTGTCGGCATCGACGAGGAACTGCAGCGGGTGTTGCCGATCATCGAGGCGTTGCGGGGCAGCAACGTGCCGCTGTCTGTGGATACCTGCAAAACCGAGGTGATGCGAGCAGCTATCGATGCCGGCGCGGACATGATCAACGACATCAATGCATTGCAGGATGAAGGCGCGCTGGAAGCGGTGGCTGGCTCGAATGTGGCCATCTGCCTGATGCACAGGCAGGGCACACCGCAGACTATGCAGCTTGCGCCCGGCTATACTGATGTGGTGGCGGAAGTAATGGCGTTTCTGAAAGCGAGAATATCCGCCGCACAGGCTGCCGGCATCGGCCGCGAGCGGTTGGTGGTCGATCCCGGCTTTGGTTTCGGCAAGTCGCTGGAGCATAATGTCATGCTGCTGCGTCAGCTCGATCGCTTTCAGGTATTGGGGGTGCCGCTGCTGGCAGGCTTGTCGCGCAAGTCCATGCTTGGTCAGATCACCGGTCTGGATGTGGATGCGCGGCTGATTCCCAGCATCGCGGCGGCAGTGATTGCGGCCATGAAGGGTGCTAGAATTATTCGTGTGCACGATGTAAAGGCCACCAGGGAGGCCTTGCAGATTGTGAATGCCATTGAGGGTTGTGAGGAAAATAATGACTAG